From a region of the Theobroma cacao cultivar B97-61/B2 chromosome 8, Criollo_cocoa_genome_V2, whole genome shotgun sequence genome:
- the LOC18591927 gene encoding probable xyloglucan glycosyltransferase 12, with amino-acid sequence MAPSFDWWAKGSHKGTPVVVKMENPNWSMVELEGPSEDDFLMGNSPAGLREKARGKNAKQLTWVLLLKAHRAAGCLTSIASTLVNLGSAIRRRVASGRTDADNDHDRETDSTSSKENKTVKTRFYNCIKVFLWLSLLLLGFEFAAYFKGWHFGAPKLQLQYIFTAPFGVRDLFDSLYSRWVLIRVEYLAPPLQFLANVCIILFLIQSMDRLVLCLGCFWIRFKKIKPIPKQDAVADLESGEDGFLPMVLVQIPMCNEKEVYQQSIAAVCNLDWPKSKILIQVLDDSDDPTTQLLIKEEVQKWQQEGAHIVYRHRVIRDGYKAGNLKSAMSCSYVKDYEFVAIFDADFQPTPDFLKRTVPHFKDNEDLGLVQARWSFVNKDENLLTRLQNINLSFHFEVEQQVNGVFINFFGFNGTAGVWRIKALEDAGGWLERTTVEDMDIAVRAHLQGWKFIFLNDVECQCELPESYEAYRKQQHRWHSGPMQLFRLCLPDIIRAKISVWKKFNMIFLFFLLRKLILPFYSFTLFCIILPMTMFVPEAELPAWVVCYIPATMSFLNILPAPKSFPFIVPYLLFENTMSVTKFNAMISGLFQLGSAYEWVVTKKSGRSSEGDLVSLVEKEPKHQRAGSETNLDEMKADIQQEQKARKKKHNRIYTKELALAFLLLTASARSLLSAQGIHFYFLLFQGISFLLVGLDLIGEQVL; translated from the exons ATGGCGCCGTCCTTTGATTGGTGGGCAAAAGGGAGCCATAAGGGAACCCCGGTGGTAGTCAAAATGGAAAACCCGAACTGGTCAATGGTCGAGCTCGAAGGTCCATCGGAGGACGATTTCCTCATGGGCAACAGCCCGGCCGGTCTGCGAGAAAAGGCGCGTGGCAAAAACGCGAAGCAACTCACGTGGGTCCTCCTCTTGAAAGCCCACCGAGCTGCTGGTTGCTTAACCTCCATTGCCTCCACATTGGTCAATCTCGGTTCAGCCATCCGTCGCCGAGTAGCCTCTGGTCGAACCGACGCCGACAACGACCACGACAGGGAAACGGACAGCACATCCtccaaagaaaacaaaaccgTTAAAACCAGGTTCTATAACTGCATCAAAGTGTTCCTTTGGTTATCATTATTGTTACTTGGTTTCGAGTTTGCCGCGTATTTTAAAGGCTGGCATTTCGGTGCTCCAAAGCTTCAGTTACAGTACATTTTTACGGCGCCGTTTGGTGTTAGAGATTTGTTTGATTCGTTATACTCTCGTTGGGTTTTGATTCGTGTGGAGTATCTCGCTCCTCCTCTTCAGTTCCTCGCAAATGTCTGCATTATTCTTTTCCTTATCCAAAGCATGGATAGGTTAGTCCTATGTTTGGGTTGTTTTTGGATCcgtttcaaaaaaatcaagccAATTCCCAAACAAGATGCTGTTGCGGATCTTGAATCTGGAGAAGATGGTTTCCTTCCAATGGTTCTCGTTCAGATCCCTATGTGTAACGAAAAAGAG GTTTACCAACAATCAATCGCTGCAGTGTGTAATTTGGACTGGCCAAAAtcgaaaattttgattcaagTTTTGGATGATTCTGATGATCCCACAACTCAGCTGCTTATTAAAGAGGAGGTGCAGAAATGGCAACAAGAAGGTGCCCACATTGTGTATCGGCACCGTGTAATTAGAGATGGTTACAAAGCTGGTAATCTTAAGTCTGCAATGAGTTGTAGTTATGTTAAAGACTATGAATTTGTTGCCATTTTTGATGCCGATTTCCAGCCCACCCCTGATTTTCTCAAACGAACCGTCCCCCATTTTAAG GATAATGAAGATTTAGGGTTGGTTCAGGCGAGGTGGTCCTTTGTTAATAAGGATGAGAATTTGCTAACAAGACtgcaaaacataaatttgTCATTTCACTTTGAGGTAGAGCAACAAGTGAATGGTGttttcattaatttctttGGGTTTAATGGGACTGCTGGGGTTTGGAGGATTAAGGCTTTGGAGGATGCTGGTGGGTGGTTGGAGAGGACAACAGTTGAAGACATGGATATTGCTGTTCGTGCTCATCTTCAAGGATGGAAGTTCATTTTCCTCAATGATGTTGAG TGTCAGTGTGAACTTCCTGAATCTTATGAAGCTTATAGAAAACAACAGCACAGATGGCACTCAGGACCCATGCAGTTGTTCCGCCTCTGTTTGCCAGATATTATCCGTGCTAAG ATTAGCGTGTGGAAGAAATTCAATATGATCTTTCTATTCTTTCTGCTCAGAAAACTGATCCTACCTTTTTATTCATTCACTCTTTTCTGCATAATTCTCCCCATGACCATGTTTGTTCCAGAGGCTGAGCTGCCAGCATGGGTTGTCTGTTACATCCCTGCTACAATGTCATTCCTCAACATCCTTCCTGCTCCAAAATCCTTCCCATTCATTGTTCCTTACCTTCTTTTTGAGAATACCATGTCAGTGACCAAGTTCAATGCCATGATCTCTGGTCTTTTCCAACTTGGTAGTGCATATGAGTGGGTTGTTACAAAAAAATCCGGTCGATCATCTGAGGGtgatcttgtctccttggttgAGAAGGAGCCAAAACATCAGCGTGCAGGATCAGAAACCAACCTAGATGAAATGAAAGCCGATATTCAGCAAGAACAGAAGGCTAGGAAAAAGAAGCATAACAGGATATATACGAAGGAGCTAGCTTTGGCATTCCTTCTTCTAACAGCTTCAGCTAGGAGCCTCCTGTCAGCACAGGGAATACATTTCTATTTCTTGCTATTTCAAGGGATATCCTTCCTTCTCGTCGGTTTAGACTTGATTGGTGAGCAGGTTCTTTAA
- the LOC18591929 gene encoding transcription factor bHLH74 isoform X2 — translation MASGDNDDVGFKNRHESLINCPSSQINTNPFSDKVDGMAMSSISMYNKPSNASDPFFGSSWDPIVSLSQSESLVGSSMVSHSEFANSHYPLLMENQGITSTAHFSQYQSDPGFVELVPKLPGFGSGNLSEMVGPFSLQQCGQIANGKCPQNYALNTEVGNERACTNSTQSRDEHQLSDEGVVGASPNGKRRKRVPESNSPLRSYQNADEEPQKDPSGESSDVPKGQDEKIQKTEQITGVNSRGKQIAKQAKDSSQTGEAPKENYIHVRARRGQATNSHSLAERVRREKISERMRLLQELVPGCNKITGKAVMLDEIINYVQSLQQQVEFLSMKLATVNPELNIDLERVLSKDILHSRGGSAGILGFGPGLNSSHPFPPRIFPGTISGVPSTNPQFPPLPQTVLDNELQNLFQMGYDSSSAMDSLGPNGRLKSEL, via the exons ATGGCTAGTGGTGATAATGATGATGTGGGATTTAAGAACAGACACGAGAGCCTTATAAATTGTCCGTCTTCACAGATAAACACAAACCCCTTCTCTGACAAAGTTGATGGGATGGCAATGAGTTCAATATCCATGTATAACAAGCCTTCAAATGCATCAGATCCTTTCTTTGGTTCTAGTTGGGATCCAATTGTTTCACTGAGTCAGAGTGAAAGCCTTGTAGGATCTTCGATGGTTTCTCACAGTGAATTTGCCAATTCTCATTATCCTCTTCTAATGGAAAATCAGGGAATTACTAGCACTGCCCACTTTTCCCAGTATCAATCTGATCCAGGCTTTGTTGAGCTGGTGCCAAAGCTGCCCGGATTTGGTAGTGGAAATTTGTCAGAAATGGTTGGTCCCTTCAGCCTACAACAATGCGGCCAGATTGCCAACGGCAAGTGCCCCCAAAATTATGCTCTAAACACTGAGGTTGGCAATGAAAGGGCTTGTACAAATAGTACACAATCTCGTGATGAGCACCAACTTTCAGATGAGGGAGTTGTAGGTGCTTCGCCCAATGGAAAGAGGAGAAAACGAGTTCCTGAATCAAATTCTCCACTAAGATCATACCAG AATGCTGACGAGGAGCCTCAAAAGGATCCTTCTGGAGAGAGCAGCGATGTTCCAAAAGGACAGGATGAGAAGATACAGAAAACCGAACAAATTACAGGTGTGAATTCACGTGGTAAACAAATTGCGAAACAAGCTAAAGACAGTTCTCAAACTGGAGAAGCTCCTAAAGAAAATTACATCCACGTGAGAGCAAGAAGGGGTCAGGCTACAAATAGTCACAGCCTGGCAGAAAGG GTGAGAAGGGAAAAGATAAGTGAGAGAATGAGATTGCTTCAAGAACTTGTACCAGGATGCAACAAG ATTACTGGGAAAGCTGTAATGCTTGATGAGATTATCAACTATGTGCAGTCACTGCAACAGCAGGTTGAG TTTTTGTCAATGAAACTTGCCACTGTCAATCCAGAGCTAAACATTGATTTAGAGAGAGTTTTATCCAAAGAT ATTCTTCATTCAAGAGGTGGAAGTGCTGGAATTCTCGGATTTGGTCCTGGGTTAAACTCCTCTCACCCTTTCCCCCCTCGTATCTTTCCGGGAACAATTTCAGGTGTCCCAAGTACAAATCCGCAATTCCCTCCCTTGCCTCAG ACTGTACTAGACAATGAGCTCCAAAATCTTTTTCAAATGGGATATGATTCTAGTTCAGCTATGGACAGTTTGGGACCAAATG GTCGCTTAAAATCAGAGCTTTGA
- the LOC18591929 gene encoding transcription factor bHLH74 isoform X1, with translation MASGDNDDVGFKNRHESLINCPSSQINTNPFSDKVDGMAMSSISMYNKPSNASDPFFGSSWDPIVSLSQSESLVGSSMVSHSEFANSHYPLLMENQGITSTAHFSQYQSDPGFVELVPKLPGFGSGNLSEMVGPFSLQQCGQIANGKCPQNYALNTEVGNERACTNSTQSRDEHQLSDEGVVGASPNGKRRKRVPESNSPLRSYQNADEEPQKDPSGESSDVPKGQDEKIQKTEQITGVNSRGKQIAKQAKDSSQTGEAPKENYIHVRARRGQATNSHSLAERVRREKISERMRLLQELVPGCNKITGKAVMLDEIINYVQSLQQQVEFLSMKLATVNPELNIDLERVLSKDILHSRGGSAGILGFGPGLNSSHPFPPRIFPGTISGVPSTNPQFPPLPQTVLDNELQNLFQMGYDSSSAMDSLGPNAGRLKSEL, from the exons ATGGCTAGTGGTGATAATGATGATGTGGGATTTAAGAACAGACACGAGAGCCTTATAAATTGTCCGTCTTCACAGATAAACACAAACCCCTTCTCTGACAAAGTTGATGGGATGGCAATGAGTTCAATATCCATGTATAACAAGCCTTCAAATGCATCAGATCCTTTCTTTGGTTCTAGTTGGGATCCAATTGTTTCACTGAGTCAGAGTGAAAGCCTTGTAGGATCTTCGATGGTTTCTCACAGTGAATTTGCCAATTCTCATTATCCTCTTCTAATGGAAAATCAGGGAATTACTAGCACTGCCCACTTTTCCCAGTATCAATCTGATCCAGGCTTTGTTGAGCTGGTGCCAAAGCTGCCCGGATTTGGTAGTGGAAATTTGTCAGAAATGGTTGGTCCCTTCAGCCTACAACAATGCGGCCAGATTGCCAACGGCAAGTGCCCCCAAAATTATGCTCTAAACACTGAGGTTGGCAATGAAAGGGCTTGTACAAATAGTACACAATCTCGTGATGAGCACCAACTTTCAGATGAGGGAGTTGTAGGTGCTTCGCCCAATGGAAAGAGGAGAAAACGAGTTCCTGAATCAAATTCTCCACTAAGATCATACCAG AATGCTGACGAGGAGCCTCAAAAGGATCCTTCTGGAGAGAGCAGCGATGTTCCAAAAGGACAGGATGAGAAGATACAGAAAACCGAACAAATTACAGGTGTGAATTCACGTGGTAAACAAATTGCGAAACAAGCTAAAGACAGTTCTCAAACTGGAGAAGCTCCTAAAGAAAATTACATCCACGTGAGAGCAAGAAGGGGTCAGGCTACAAATAGTCACAGCCTGGCAGAAAGG GTGAGAAGGGAAAAGATAAGTGAGAGAATGAGATTGCTTCAAGAACTTGTACCAGGATGCAACAAG ATTACTGGGAAAGCTGTAATGCTTGATGAGATTATCAACTATGTGCAGTCACTGCAACAGCAGGTTGAG TTTTTGTCAATGAAACTTGCCACTGTCAATCCAGAGCTAAACATTGATTTAGAGAGAGTTTTATCCAAAGAT ATTCTTCATTCAAGAGGTGGAAGTGCTGGAATTCTCGGATTTGGTCCTGGGTTAAACTCCTCTCACCCTTTCCCCCCTCGTATCTTTCCGGGAACAATTTCAGGTGTCCCAAGTACAAATCCGCAATTCCCTCCCTTGCCTCAG ACTGTACTAGACAATGAGCTCCAAAATCTTTTTCAAATGGGATATGATTCTAGTTCAGCTATGGACAGTTTGGGACCAAATG CAGGTCGCTTAAAATCAGAGCTTTGA